A single region of the Opitutus sp. genome encodes:
- a CDS encoding ShlB/FhaC/HecB family hemolysin secretion/activation protein has translation MLLGFLTAHAQTPPDAGTLRQQIEQQLPTPLPVEKKPLSTVPQDYKAAPGFSVNVTQFRFAGNTLLSPAQLDAAVASFLQRPLDFAGLQQATTAVSEAYRAAGWLVRVYLPRQEITDGIVTLQIVEGRFGQLRIEGNPPRRLTPARAEATLLAAQPAGQPINAAALDRALLVLDDLPGIAASGNLTPGSGQAETDLLLKMADEPLLTGEVGVDNTGARATGSERVTATVFLNSPLQLGDQLGANLMHSEGSDYARLAYSAPVGYDGLRLGINASRLEYDVVTAEFAAAKINGNSTSAGLDAQYPLLRSRAQNLYLSAAYDDKTFDNEANAATTTAYGVRNLSAGLMGNRFDKWGGGGANQASLTLTAGNADLDGSPNQAADAATTQTHGRYSKLRYSLSRQQALTTNFSLYVLLTGQFASKNLDSSEKFFLGGANGVRAYPSNEGGGSEGTMLNVELRWRARANLVVTGFYDWGSATLNTDNRFAGAPALNRYELDGLGVSLAWIGPAGLTLKGTYAHRLGENPNRDTTTGKDQDGSLEKGRFWLTATLPF, from the coding sequence ATGTTGCTTGGTTTTTTAACCGCGCACGCTCAGACACCTCCCGACGCCGGCACCTTGCGCCAGCAAATCGAGCAGCAGTTGCCCACGCCTCTGCCGGTCGAAAAGAAGCCGCTCTCCACCGTCCCTCAGGACTACAAAGCCGCCCCCGGCTTTAGCGTGAACGTCACCCAATTTCGGTTTGCCGGAAACACCCTGCTATCGCCCGCGCAACTCGACGCGGCTGTCGCCTCCTTCCTGCAGCGCCCGCTCGACTTCGCCGGCTTGCAGCAGGCCACCACTGCGGTCAGCGAAGCCTACCGCGCCGCAGGCTGGCTGGTGCGCGTCTATCTGCCCCGGCAGGAAATCACCGACGGGATCGTCACTTTGCAAATTGTCGAGGGCCGCTTCGGCCAGCTGCGCATCGAAGGCAACCCGCCTCGGCGCCTGACCCCCGCTCGCGCCGAAGCTACCCTCTTGGCCGCCCAGCCGGCCGGACAGCCGATCAACGCCGCCGCGCTCGATCGCGCCTTGCTGGTGCTCGACGACCTGCCGGGCATCGCTGCCTCCGGCAACCTCACCCCGGGTAGTGGCCAGGCCGAAACGGACCTGCTGCTGAAAATGGCCGACGAGCCTCTGCTCACCGGCGAAGTGGGTGTGGACAATACCGGCGCTCGCGCAACCGGCAGCGAACGCGTTACCGCCACCGTTTTCCTCAACAGCCCCCTGCAACTCGGTGACCAGCTCGGCGCCAATCTCATGCATAGCGAGGGCAGCGATTACGCTCGTTTGGCCTATTCCGCCCCCGTCGGTTACGACGGCCTGCGACTTGGCATCAACGCCTCGCGTCTGGAGTACGACGTGGTCACCGCCGAATTCGCCGCCGCTAAGATCAACGGCAATTCCACCAGTGCCGGCCTCGATGCGCAGTATCCGCTGCTGCGCAGTCGCGCCCAAAACCTGTATCTGTCCGCTGCCTACGACGACAAGACCTTCGACAACGAGGCCAACGCGGCCACCACCACTGCGTACGGGGTGCGCAACTTGAGTGCCGGCCTGATGGGCAACCGGTTCGACAAATGGGGCGGCGGCGGCGCCAACCAGGCCAGCCTGACCCTCACCGCGGGTAATGCCGACCTGGACGGCTCGCCGAACCAAGCCGCCGATGCGGCGACCACGCAGACCCACGGCCGCTATAGCAAGCTGCGCTACTCCCTGTCGCGCCAGCAGGCACTGACCACTAATTTCTCACTTTACGTCCTGCTCACCGGGCAGTTTGCCAGCAAGAACCTCGATTCCTCCGAAAAGTTCTTCCTTGGCGGGGCCAACGGCGTGCGGGCCTACCCGTCCAACGAAGGTGGCGGCAGTGAGGGCACGATGCTCAACGTCGAATTGCGCTGGCGCGCCAGGGCCAACCTCGTGGTGACCGGCTTTTACGACTGGGGCAGCGCCACCCTCAACACCGACAACCGCTTTGCCGGCGCCCCCGCGCTCAACCGCTACGAACTCGACGGCCTGGGCGTCTCGCTCGCCTGGATCGGTCCGGCCGGCCTCACCCTGAAGGGCACCTACGCCCACCGCTTGGGCGAAAACCCCAACCGCGACACCACCACCGGCAAGGACCAGGACGGCTCACTGGAAAAAGGCCGCTTCTGGCTCACCGCCACCCTGCCGTTCTGA
- a CDS encoding aminotransferase class III-fold pyridoxal phosphate-dependent enzyme: MNFTQSHALFRRAAAVIPGGIYGHTTPAATVPGAVPYFAAEGFGCRYRDVDGNTFIDFMGGYGPIVLGYHHPEVEAAADAARRLGAAFNHPTSLLVELAEALTARIDFADWAVFGKNGADLTTWSIMVAREVTGRPKILKIAGAYHGTQAWCTPGHGGLLPEDRTHIHEFAFNDVAALEALFARHRGAVAGLMLTPFHHPAYADSQLPTPEFVAAANRLCRENGALLILDDVRCGFRLSSDGSHTVYGYTPDLAVYCKALANGHPLSACVGRAVHQAAASRVFLTGSYWNDPAPMAAALSTLAIIERDKIPEKLAATGRRFVDGFLALGAKHGIPLAASGPPAMPYVRVADDPSFLRTQNLCAAAVAEGVFIHPHHNWFISAAMTDADIDDALQRLDRALATLAAGLNSRA; this comes from the coding sequence TTGAACTTCACCCAATCCCACGCCCTTTTCCGCCGCGCCGCCGCCGTGATTCCCGGCGGTATTTACGGCCACACTACACCGGCAGCCACGGTGCCGGGTGCGGTGCCGTATTTTGCCGCCGAGGGCTTTGGCTGCCGCTACCGCGATGTCGACGGCAACACGTTTATCGACTTCATGGGCGGCTACGGCCCGATCGTGCTCGGCTACCACCACCCCGAAGTTGAGGCCGCAGCCGATGCCGCCCGCCGACTTGGCGCCGCCTTTAACCACCCGACTTCACTGCTCGTCGAGTTGGCCGAAGCCCTGACCGCCCGCATCGATTTCGCAGACTGGGCCGTGTTTGGAAAAAACGGCGCCGACCTCACCACCTGGTCGATCATGGTCGCACGCGAAGTCACCGGCCGCCCCAAAATCCTCAAAATTGCCGGCGCCTACCACGGCACCCAAGCCTGGTGCACCCCCGGCCACGGCGGCCTCCTTCCCGAGGACCGCACGCACATCCACGAATTTGCCTTCAACGACGTCGCCGCGCTCGAAGCACTCTTCGCCCGCCACCGAGGCGCAGTCGCCGGCCTGATGCTCACGCCCTTCCACCACCCGGCCTACGCGGACTCCCAGTTGCCCACGCCGGAATTCGTGGCCGCCGCCAACCGCCTCTGCCGCGAGAACGGTGCGCTGCTCATCTTGGACGACGTGCGCTGCGGCTTCCGCCTGTCCAGCGACGGCTCGCATACGGTTTACGGCTACACGCCCGACCTGGCCGTTTACTGCAAAGCCCTCGCCAACGGCCACCCGCTTTCGGCCTGCGTCGGGCGTGCAGTTCACCAAGCCGCCGCCAGCCGCGTGTTTTTAACCGGCAGCTACTGGAACGACCCCGCGCCCATGGCGGCGGCGTTGTCCACTCTGGCGATCATCGAGCGCGACAAAATCCCCGAAAAACTCGCCGCCACCGGTCGACGTTTTGTGGACGGCTTTTTGGCGCTTGGGGCCAAACACGGAATCCCGCTGGCGGCGAGCGGTCCGCCGGCGATGCCCTACGTGCGGGTGGCCGACGACCCGTCGTTTCTGCGCACGCAAAACCTGTGTGCAGCGGCGGTGGCGGAAGGGGTGTTTATTCACCCGCACCACAACTGGTTTATCAGTGCAGCGATGACCGATGCCGACATCGACGATGCCCTGCAACGCCTTGACCGCGCCCTCGCCACGCTCGCCGCCGGCCTTAATTCCCGCGCCTGA